A window of the Tunturibacter empetritectus genome harbors these coding sequences:
- a CDS encoding superoxide dismutase, producing the protein MAYELPPLPYDYAALEPSIDEATMKLHHDKHHQTYVTNLNGAVEKHAELGKKSPEDLLKDLASIPEDVRKVVQNNGGGHVNHTMFWQIMKPKGGGEPSGEIAAQIKADFGSFEDFKKQFNETTAKQFGSGWGWLTFDGGKLKISTTANQDNPISQGHYPILGNDVWEHAYYLKYQNKRPDYLAAWWNTVNWDEINKRFATAKSYK; encoded by the coding sequence GTGGCCTACGAACTACCACCTTTGCCCTACGATTACGCGGCGCTCGAGCCCTCCATCGACGAAGCGACGATGAAGCTCCACCACGACAAGCATCACCAGACCTATGTCACCAATCTCAACGGCGCGGTAGAGAAGCACGCAGAGCTCGGCAAAAAATCCCCCGAGGATCTCCTCAAGGACCTCGCCAGCATCCCCGAAGACGTTCGCAAGGTCGTCCAGAACAACGGCGGCGGCCACGTCAACCACACCATGTTCTGGCAGATCATGAAGCCCAAGGGCGGCGGAGAACCCTCCGGCGAGATTGCCGCACAGATCAAAGCCGACTTCGGCTCCTTCGAAGACTTCAAGAAGCAGTTCAACGAGACCACCGCCAAGCAGTTCGGCTCCGGCTGGGGCTGGCTCACCTTCGATGGCGGCAAGCTCAAAATCTCCACCACCGCCAACCAGGACAATCCCATCTCGCAGGGCCACTACCCCATCCTCGGCAACGATGTCTGGGAGCACGCCTACTACCTCAAATATCAGAACAAGCGCCCCGACTACCTCGCTGCCTGGTGGAACACCGTCAACTGGGACGAGATCAACAAGCGCTTCGCCACCGCAAAAAGCTACAAGTAA